One genomic region from Candidatus Methylomirabilota bacterium encodes:
- a CDS encoding transporter substrate-binding domain-containing protein, protein MRMLRLLPAVAVTAALVLVGSLEAADLTKLRVCADPTNLPFSSRDPATPGFEVELAQALVSDVSFHWVPTERWAFVARQLLDRRCDLVFGLPLDSRFVDDNPRIALSRPYYVMGQVLVTRAGSGIRRLDDLQDRPVAVQAMTPGDILVFQRGHARQVHFKPEDAVEAVSSGKAEAAVMWSSHAGWLMRKVPGLELTWIRDPEGEFKVAIGTRKADQHLRQAADRAVERLLADGKVKQILGRYGIPVLPAP, encoded by the coding sequence ATGAGGATGCTGCGACTCCTGCCAGCGGTCGCCGTGACGGCCGCCCTGGTCCTCGTCGGGAGTCTCGAGGCGGCTGATCTCACCAAGCTCCGCGTGTGCGCGGACCCCACGAACCTGCCGTTCTCGAGCCGCGATCCCGCCACCCCGGGCTTCGAGGTCGAGCTGGCGCAGGCGCTCGTGTCCGATGTCAGCTTCCACTGGGTGCCGACCGAGCGCTGGGCGTTCGTCGCGCGCCAGCTCCTGGACCGGCGGTGCGATCTGGTGTTCGGCCTTCCGCTGGACTCGCGCTTCGTGGACGACAACCCCCGCATCGCGCTGTCCCGCCCGTACTACGTGATGGGCCAGGTGCTGGTAACGCGCGCCGGTTCAGGCATTCGCCGCCTGGACGACCTCCAGGACCGGCCGGTGGCCGTGCAGGCCATGACGCCTGGAGACATTCTCGTCTTCCAGCGAGGACACGCCCGCCAGGTCCACTTCAAGCCGGAGGACGCGGTAGAGGCCGTGAGCTCCGGCAAGGCGGAGGCGGCCGTGATGTGGTCCTCACATGCCGGGTGGCTGATGAGGAAGGTCCCCGGCCTGGAGCTCACCTGGATCCGCGACCCCGAGGGGGAATTCAAGGTCGCCATCGGGACCAGGAAGGCGGACCAACACCTGCGACAGGCCGCCGACCGCGCCGTCGAGCGCCTGCTCGCCGATGGAAAGGTGAAGCAGATCCTCGGCCGCTACGGCATTCCGGTCCTGCCAGCTCCCTGA
- a CDS encoding cytochrome c, translated as MTLRGVGRGLLVALVAAVVLAGGRERPPASFAASDVEWGREVYEVNCTVCHGAQGDGDGRVAGQFRRRPQSLRVGRFKFRSTASGSLPRDEDLYRTVTHGIPRTGMLPHDHLDEADRRAVVAFIKTLLPRFQVEQPGPVISPSAAPSRTPELLARGRSLYVTAGCAECHGEGGKGDGPATPDLKDEWGQAMLPSDLNLVRLPRRSGSAPADLYRTIATGLDGTPMPSYADALTGEEIWAIVAFLDALPRETGWAGLPESSGVDLVRWHCTVCHNLDGPNLPRLDRAGWAHTVDLMIRWGAPIRIQERESVVQYLVENFGATRAP; from the coding sequence ATGACCCTGCGCGGTGTCGGCCGGGGCCTGCTCGTCGCGCTGGTCGCGGCCGTCGTGCTCGCGGGGGGCAGGGAACGGCCCCCGGCGAGTTTCGCCGCGTCCGACGTGGAGTGGGGCCGGGAGGTCTACGAGGTGAACTGCACCGTCTGCCACGGAGCGCAGGGCGACGGTGACGGGCGGGTGGCCGGTCAGTTCCGCCGACGGCCGCAGAGCCTCCGCGTCGGGAGATTCAAGTTCCGCTCGACCGCCTCGGGCTCGCTGCCGCGCGACGAGGATCTCTACCGCACGGTCACCCACGGCATCCCGCGGACAGGAATGCTGCCGCACGACCACCTCGATGAGGCCGATCGCCGAGCGGTTGTCGCCTTCATCAAGACGCTGTTGCCGCGCTTCCAGGTGGAGCAGCCGGGCCCGGTCATCTCGCCGTCCGCGGCGCCGAGCCGCACGCCAGAGCTGCTGGCTCGAGGCCGTTCGCTGTACGTGACCGCTGGATGCGCCGAGTGTCACGGCGAGGGTGGAAAAGGAGATGGTCCGGCCACCCCGGACCTGAAGGACGAGTGGGGGCAGGCGATGCTGCCCTCCGATCTCAATCTCGTGCGGTTGCCGAGGCGGAGCGGCTCGGCGCCGGCCGACCTCTACCGGACGATCGCAACCGGTCTGGATGGCACCCCCATGCCGTCGTACGCCGATGCGCTGACCGGCGAGGAGATCTGGGCCATCGTGGCCTTCCTCGACGCGCTGCCGCGGGAAACCGGGTGGGCGGGCCTTCCGGAAAGCTCAGGCGTGGATCTGGTGCGTTGGCACTGCACCGTCTGCCACAACCTGGACGGTCCTAACCTCCCGCGGCTGGACCGCGCCGGCTGGGCCCACACGGTTGACTTGATGATCCGCTGGGGCGCCCCGATCCGCATCCAGGAGCGCGAGAGCGTCGTCCAGTACCTCGTCGAGAACTTCGGAGCGACCCGCGCCCCGTAG